The following DNA comes from Acidobacteriota bacterium.
TCAGGACGTAGAAGCGTCCATCATTGGATCCCACGTAAATCCGATCCCCGACCGCGACCGGGGAGGAATCGACTCGCGCCCTGGTGGCAAAGGTCCAGAGGGACTCGCCGTTGGCCGCCTCGAGGCAGTGCACCTTTCGATCGCGGCCTCCCAGAACCACCCGCCCCCCGACCACGGCCGCCGAGGAATAGAAGGGGAACTGGGATTCCTTGGACTCATACCGCCACAGCACCTTGCGCTCCCTCCTGCTGACACTCACCACCTGGTTGCTGAAAGTTCCAAAGTAGGCGGCATCGCCGGCCAGGGCCGGGGAGGCGCCGGTGTAGGCGATGGAGGGCACCTGGTACAGTTCCCGGCCATCCTTCACCCGGATGGCGCGAAAGATTTCGTCACAGCCGGAGATATAGGCCACGCCGTCAGCCACGCTGGGGGTGGAATGGACATACCCTTCGGTCATCACCTTCCACAGGAGCAGTCCCGTGTCGGCCTCCAGCGCGTAGAGGTGGCTGTCGTAAGAACCGACCAGGACCCGGTTCCCGACCAGCACCGGGGAAGACTTGATCTCTCCCTCGGTGGCGAAGGTCCAGGCGGCCTTGCCGGTTCGGACGTCGACCGCGTGCAGCACCCCGTCCAGGTCTCCGATGTATACCATCCCCTGCCCCACGCAGGGAGAGGACTCCCCGATGCCGAATTCGGCGGCCCGATAGCGCCACAGCTCTTCGCCGCTGCCCAGGCTCACTGCCAGCAGGTCGCCCGACTGAGAGCCCACGTAGACCACACCGTCCACGATGGCTGCCGAGGACTCGATCGGTTCGCCCACCTCCAGCGTCCAGAGCAGCTTGAGCGAATCGGGAAGGTTCGCTTGGGAGATTCCCGTCAAGGCAGGATTTCCACGAAACTGGCTCCAGATGCCGCCCGCCTGTGACGATGCGCTTCCGGTTCCCTGAACTCCGTGGAGAGACAGACCGAGCAAGCAAATCAGGGCCAGTACCGGCAGACCCGCCAGGACAACCGCCCCTGAGCACAGACCCTTCCCCGAATCGAATTGCCGGCGCTGTTCTAAAGTGCCCATTGGTAGACCTCCAAGGCTCCTTTCCGGTCCAGAGGCCGGGGATTGAATCGTCCGGTCCACTGCAGGCTGGCTGCTTCCGCCAGTCGACCCAGATCCTCCCTGGTCACTCCCACGGCTCTGAGTCCGGAAGGCATCCCGCCACGCGCGGCCATCTCTTCCAGGCGCGTCGCCAGCGCCACCGGGTCGTCGCGGTCGAACCCGTTTACCCCGGCCAAGTGCATCAACTCCCGGTACCTGGCCCCCACCACCGACGCGTTCCAGCGCACCACCTGGGGAAGCAGCATGGCGATGGCAACCCCGTGAGTGACCCCGTGATGGCTCGTCAGAGGGTTGGCGCAGGCGTGGCTGGCCCCCAGCATGGAGTGCTCGATGGCCAGCCCGGCAAAATAGGCCCCCAGCAGCATGGCTCCCCTGGCGTCGAGATCCCCCGGGGCTCTCAGCACTCTCTCGTAGTTCCCCTCGAGCAATCTCCAGGCTTCCCTGGAAAAGCACTCGGAGACGGCGTTGCGCTTGGTGGTGACGAAGCTCTCCACCGCGTGGGAAACGGCATCGAATCCTGCCGTGGCCGTTACCTGAGCCGGTTGGGAAAGCGTCAGCGCCGGGTCCAGCAGGACCGCTCGAAAGGCGGCCTTGGGATCCCCGCAAGCCATCTTCTCATGGGAATTCGGGTCGGAAATGAGCGCGTAGCTCTGAGCCTCGCTGCCGGTGCCGGCGGTGGTGGGAATGCCGATCATGGGCAGCATGTCCCTGGTGGCCTTGCCGTATCCCCGGTAGTCCTGCATGCGGCCGCCGTTGGTCAGCAGAAAGTTGATGCCCTTGGCGCAATCCAGGGAACTGCCTCCCCCCAGTCCGATGATGGAGTCCGGCCTCTGTTCGGCTGCGAACCGTCGCCCCTGCTCGACCATGTCGGCATCGGGGTTGACGTCGAAGTCGTGGAAGGGCAACGCCTCAACGCCCGCCGCCCCGAGAGCGTCCAGGGCTTCGTCCACGTGGCCCGAGGCTTGCAGGCCATGGTCGGCCACCAGCAGCGACCGCTTGAACCCCAGTTCGACCGAGACCTCACCCAGGCGTCCTATCGCGTTCAGACCGAAGAGGACCCGGGCTGCCGAATGAAATTCAAAAGGAGATAAATCCATGAAGCAAGGACGTTGGGGATTCCCTTCGGGGAAGGAGTCGGTGGACCGAATCTCGGCCGGCGCCATCGTTTAATTATGCGGGGCGCAGCCCGGCAAGTAAAGCCTTCGGCGTCTCCAGGGACATCCAGGGCCGGCCCCCGACCTCAATGCAAGAGCAACCGTCGTGGTTGCCCGACTATTCCCGTTCGCTCGGACAGCGCGGGCTCGAGGGCACCCACCAGGGGTGCCCCTACGCCTCAATACCCGGCCGCCTGGCCGTCCTTTCGCGACTCGGAAGCCCCTCGGTAGACCCGAGCTGCCGGGTCGACCCCGATGGCTTGATACCCCCCGAAGGGGCCCGCGTTCCGGGTGACCCGGTGACCCCGTCGCAGCAGCCCCTCCACCGATTCTTCGGAATAGCCCCTCTCCAGCTCCACCACGCCGCCATCGTCCATGCAGTCGCCGGTCGGCGAGGAAGATCCGTCGTGGTTGATGCGCGGGGCGTCCCCGGCCTCCTGCAGGTTCATGCCGAAGTCGATCAGGTTCAGGAGCACCTGAACCTGGCCCAGGGCCTGGAAGTCACCTCCCATCACGCCAAAGCTGAGGAAAGGTTCGCCGTTCCGGGTGACAAACCCGGGAATAATGGTGTGGAAGGGCCGTTTGTGGGGCGCGTAGCAGTTGAAGTGGCCCTCCTCCAGGCTGAACAGTTCGCCCCGGTTCTGCAGCATGAAGCCCAGTCCCTCGGGAGTCATTCCCGACCCCATGCCCTTGAAGTTGCTCTGAATGAAGGAGACCATGTTCCCGGCCGAGTCGGCCGTCGTCAGGTAAACGGTGTCTCCGGCAGCGAGGGCCGGGTTGCCCGCGTCGAAGCTCTTTCCCGCCTGCAGGGAGTCCAGCAGCTTGCAGCGCCGGCCTGCATAGGCCTTCGAAATCAACTGGCGGACCGGAATCCGGTTGAAGGCGGGATCGGCATAAAATCGGGCGCGATCTTCGAAAACCAGCTTCTTGGCCTCCACGAAATGGTGGATGTGATCGGTGGAGCCGAAGCCCATGGAGGCGATGTCGTAGGCCTCCAGCAGATTCAGCATCTGCAATACGGCAATGCCCTGTCCATTGGGAGGGAGCTGCCAGACACGGTACCCCCGGTAATCGGTGGCCACCGGCTCCACCCATTCCGAACGATGGTCCGCCAGATCCCCGGCGCTCAGAAATCCCCCCAGTCTCTTGAAATAGGCTTCGATCCTCCGGGGGATTTCTCCCTGGTAGAAGGCTTCCCTGCCCGACCGGGCAATCGCTTCCAGCGTCACCGCCAGGTGGGGACTGGCGAACACCTCGCCCGCCCGGGGGGCCCGACCCTCCAGCGTAAAGGTCTCCAGGAAGCCGGGCCACTTCCCGTGGATCGCCACGCTTGCGTCCCAGTCCCTGGAAATAACCTCCGAGACCGGAAATCCCCGGCGAGCATATTCAATGGTCGGGGCCAGCAACTGATCCATGGGCAGCCTCCCGTAGCGCTCGTGGAGTGTGTACCACCCGTCCACGCATCCCGGCACGGACACCGAGAGCGGTCCCCGGGAAGGCAGCCGGCTCAGGCCTCGCCGTTTCAATTCCGCCAACTCCAGGGAATAGGGGGAGCGGCCACTGCCGTTGAGACCGGACAAGCTCCTGGCGCCGGCATCCCAGACCAGGGCAAAAAGGTCGCCCCCGATCCCGCACGAGACCGGCTCCACCAGGCCCAGCATCGCATTGGCCGCAATGGCGGCGTCCAGGGCGGTCCCCCCTTTCCTGAGAGTATCCACAGCCACCTGGGTGGCCAG
Coding sequences within:
- a CDS encoding PQQ-binding-like beta-propeller repeat protein; its protein translation is MGTLEQRRQFDSGKGLCSGAVVLAGLPVLALICLLGLSLHGVQGTGSASSQAGGIWSQFRGNPALTGISQANLPDSLKLLWTLEVGEPIESSAAIVDGVVYVGSQSGDLLAVSLGSGEELWRYRAAEFGIGESSPCVGQGMVYIGDLDGVLHAVDVRTGKAAWTFATEGEIKSSPVLVGNRVLVGSYDSHLYALEADTGLLLWKVMTEGYVHSTPSVADGVAYISGCDEIFRAIRVKDGRELYQVPSIAYTGASPALAGDAAYFGTFSNQVVSVSRRERKVLWRYESKESQFPFYSSAAVVGGRVVLGGRDRKVHCLEAANGESLWTFATRARVDSSPVAVGDRIYVGSNDGRFYVLNLKDGKKVWEFNAGAPLSASPAVAGGRIVIGSLDGQLFCFG
- a CDS encoding iron-containing alcohol dehydrogenase, which encodes MAPAEIRSTDSFPEGNPQRPCFMDLSPFEFHSAARVLFGLNAIGRLGEVSVELGFKRSLLVADHGLQASGHVDEALDALGAAGVEALPFHDFDVNPDADMVEQGRRFAAEQRPDSIIGLGGGSSLDCAKGINFLLTNGGRMQDYRGYGKATRDMLPMIGIPTTAGTGSEAQSYALISDPNSHEKMACGDPKAAFRAVLLDPALTLSQPAQVTATAGFDAVSHAVESFVTTKRNAVSECFSREAWRLLEGNYERVLRAPGDLDARGAMLLGAYFAGLAIEHSMLGASHACANPLTSHHGVTHGVAIAMLLPQVVRWNASVVGARYRELMHLAGVNGFDRDDPVALATRLEEMAARGGMPSGLRAVGVTREDLGRLAEAASLQWTGRFNPRPLDRKGALEVYQWAL
- the ggt gene encoding gamma-glutamyltransferase; the encoded protein is MDAGSGMGVSLFEGQQVAVAGRRWATRSEVLARDGMAATSQPLATQVAVDTLRKGGTALDAAIAANAMLGLVEPVSCGIGGDLFALVWDAGARSLSGLNGSGRSPYSLELAELKRRGLSRLPSRGPLSVSVPGCVDGWYTLHERYGRLPMDQLLAPTIEYARRGFPVSEVISRDWDASVAIHGKWPGFLETFTLEGRAPRAGEVFASPHLAVTLEAIARSGREAFYQGEIPRRIEAYFKRLGGFLSAGDLADHRSEWVEPVATDYRGYRVWQLPPNGQGIAVLQMLNLLEAYDIASMGFGSTDHIHHFVEAKKLVFEDRARFYADPAFNRIPVRQLISKAYAGRRCKLLDSLQAGKSFDAGNPALAAGDTVYLTTADSAGNMVSFIQSNFKGMGSGMTPEGLGFMLQNRGELFSLEEGHFNCYAPHKRPFHTIIPGFVTRNGEPFLSFGVMGGDFQALGQVQVLLNLIDFGMNLQEAGDAPRINHDGSSSPTGDCMDDGGVVELERGYSEESVEGLLRRGHRVTRNAGPFGGYQAIGVDPAARVYRGASESRKDGQAAGY